The Methylosinus sp. PW1 genome includes a region encoding these proteins:
- a CDS encoding RHE_PE00001 family protein has product MGLDLPGSVSFERLQAPFESASDGLARFDERLRSSPVAEAFVLRAHFHDACAALWRAGEFVQIEDLVLHDAGTDVRTPTHELVRAHAVLLTRRRIAAREPAWALTTDGLADLRGAWRPQGAVCEPTTGSRAMGEDAADGELDDEDGETIRTGEFDEIDELLARTSRAIERTEPASLKRDDSGLVYDEDWDEEARVAEWRDRLGRTQNLPPLMAASVALDAWEEIEPLQRSAWLGPLLAAALLRSRGKTRHYLTALHSGFRQAKYRRVGRDDFESRLVAFACAIETMAKADSKELDRLTLARELLLRKCKDRRANSRMPQLVDLCLASPVVTVPFAAKELRVSQQAATTMIGELSSNLRELTGRGRYRAWAVI; this is encoded by the coding sequence ATGGGTTTAGATCTTCCCGGATCTGTTTCATTCGAGCGCCTGCAGGCGCCCTTCGAGAGCGCGTCGGACGGCCTCGCACGTTTTGACGAGCGTCTTCGCTCCAGTCCCGTCGCCGAAGCGTTCGTTCTTCGTGCGCATTTCCACGACGCCTGCGCCGCCTTGTGGCGCGCGGGCGAATTCGTGCAGATCGAAGACCTGGTGCTTCATGATGCCGGAACGGACGTGCGCACGCCGACGCACGAACTCGTGCGGGCCCACGCCGTTCTTCTCACGCGCCGTCGCATAGCTGCTCGCGAACCGGCATGGGCGTTGACGACCGACGGACTCGCCGATTTGCGCGGTGCTTGGAGACCGCAGGGCGCGGTGTGCGAGCCAACCACCGGTTCGCGCGCCATGGGCGAAGACGCGGCGGATGGGGAGTTGGATGATGAGGACGGCGAGACGATCCGTACAGGAGAATTCGACGAAATCGATGAATTGCTGGCGCGAACGTCACGTGCCATCGAGCGAACCGAGCCGGCATCGCTGAAGCGAGACGACTCTGGTTTGGTTTACGACGAAGATTGGGACGAGGAGGCCCGCGTCGCGGAGTGGCGCGATCGACTCGGCCGAACTCAGAACCTTCCGCCCTTGATGGCCGCAAGCGTCGCGCTCGACGCTTGGGAAGAGATCGAGCCGTTACAGCGCAGCGCTTGGCTCGGTCCCTTGCTCGCCGCAGCCTTGCTACGTTCCCGGGGAAAGACCCGGCACTATCTCACCGCGCTGCATTCGGGATTTCGACAGGCCAAATATCGCCGCGTTGGGCGGGATGATTTTGAATCGCGATTGGTCGCGTTCGCGTGTGCAATCGAGACGATGGCGAAGGCGGACTCGAAGGAACTCGACAGATTGACGCTCGCGCGCGAGCTCCTGCTCAGAAAGTGTAAAGACCGAAGAGCGAATTCGAGGATGCCGCAACTCGTCGATTTGTGTCTTGCTTCGCCGGTCGTCACCGTCCCTTTTGCCGCCAAGGAACTCCGGGTCTCTCAACAAGCCGCCACCACGATGATCGGCGAACTCTCGTCGAACCTTCGCGAGTTGACCGGACGTGGGCGATACAGGGCGTGGGCTGTCATCTGA
- a CDS encoding cytochrome P450, whose product MLCDSTASGKAATMFHDPDFTPFEPAERPSYANSVSNYLKNWPAASYREGFSTLPGVWKSSPPTVFLTDPALIQELLVERADQFTRARISARAFSALMDPASLFLAEGTDWRWQRRAAAPAFRHENLLAFVPIFAACATARALEWRTAGALDAVDVHKAMTRTTFDVICEAVLGDPVAFDRDAFLAALTDAFGGFSWQALFAAFGLPRWAPHPGYYRMRAAVMHLNSEAARIIAARRAAGSGGRNVLALLLSARDPETGRVMTDSELASNLFTFIAAGHETAAIALAWSLWLIAKDQTTQERLRQEVADVAGAHEIGPDDVDKLVFTQQVVQEALRLFPPAPGLTRQAKEDTQIGPYPISKKSSVFVAIWSLHRNERLWEEPTAFDPDRFAPEKAKARHRFVYLPFGGGPRVCIGMSFAMLEITTILATLVRELRFTTVPGFRADVAPNVTLRPKGGLPLKIERVGRSASSGRAAGHSPT is encoded by the coding sequence ATGCTATGTGACAGCACAGCGTCAGGAAAGGCGGCGACGATGTTCCACGATCCCGACTTCACGCCATTCGAACCGGCCGAGCGGCCGAGCTATGCGAATTCCGTTAGCAATTACCTCAAGAACTGGCCGGCCGCGTCCTATCGCGAAGGGTTCTCGACTCTTCCTGGCGTGTGGAAATCGTCTCCGCCCACCGTGTTCTTGACTGATCCGGCGCTGATCCAGGAGCTACTCGTCGAGCGCGCCGACCAGTTCACGCGCGCCCGCATCAGTGCGCGAGCTTTCTCGGCGCTGATGGATCCGGCGAGCCTGTTCCTTGCGGAAGGGACGGATTGGCGGTGGCAAAGGCGGGCGGCGGCGCCGGCCTTCCGCCACGAGAACCTGCTCGCGTTCGTGCCGATTTTCGCCGCCTGCGCGACGGCCCGGGCGCTGGAGTGGCGCACGGCCGGAGCCCTCGACGCCGTCGACGTGCACAAGGCGATGACGCGCACCACGTTCGACGTGATTTGCGAGGCGGTGCTGGGGGATCCCGTCGCTTTCGACCGTGACGCCTTTCTCGCGGCGCTCACCGACGCCTTCGGAGGCTTTTCCTGGCAGGCGCTCTTCGCGGCTTTCGGCCTGCCGCGATGGGCCCCGCATCCGGGCTATTACCGGATGCGCGCCGCCGTCATGCATCTCAATTCGGAGGCCGCGCGGATCATCGCCGCGCGCCGCGCCGCGGGTTCCGGGGGACGGAACGTGCTCGCCCTACTGCTCTCCGCGCGCGATCCCGAGACGGGCCGCGTCATGACGGACAGCGAGCTCGCCTCCAACCTCTTCACCTTCATCGCGGCCGGACATGAGACGGCGGCGATCGCGCTAGCCTGGAGTTTGTGGCTGATTGCGAAGGATCAGACGACGCAGGAGCGCTTGCGCCAGGAGGTCGCCGACGTCGCCGGAGCCCACGAAATCGGGCCGGACGACGTCGACAAGCTCGTCTTCACGCAGCAGGTCGTGCAGGAGGCCCTCCGGCTCTTTCCGCCGGCGCCCGGCCTAACACGCCAGGCAAAGGAGGACACGCAAATCGGCCCCTATCCGATCTCGAAGAAGTCCTCGGTCTTCGTCGCGATCTGGTCGCTGCATCGCAACGAACGGCTGTGGGAGGAGCCCACCGCCTTCGATCCGGACCGTTTCGCGCCGGAGAAGGCGAAGGCGCGGCATCGCTTCGTCTATCTGCCGTTTGGCGGCGGGCCGCGCGTCTGCATCGGTATGAGCTTCGCGATGCTCGAGATCACGACTATTCTCGCGACGCTCGTGCGGGAGCTCCGTTTCACGACCGTTCCGGGATTCCGCGCCGACGTCGCGCCCAACGTCACGCTGCGCCCCAAGGGTGGCCTGCCGCTGAAGATCGAACGCGTTGGCCGGTCGGCGTCGTCGGGGCGCGCGGCGGGTCACTCCCCGACGTAG
- a CDS encoding helix-turn-helix domain-containing protein translates to MAWFTRRRPPGKLSSNLRELTGRGRYRAWAVI, encoded by the coding sequence ATAGCATGGTTCACGCGGCGTCGGCCGCCGGGGAAACTCTCGTCGAACCTTCGCGAGTTGACCGGACGCGGGCGATATAGGGCGTGGGCTGTCATCTGA
- a CDS encoding nucleotidyl transferase AbiEii/AbiGii toxin family protein, which yields MTREPLKNLRASLRDRLTKRARAAGENVQLILTHYAIEKLLYRLSVSEHRERFILIGPIPFSLWGLTPYRATGDIDLLGAGNPERRGTTPPIEIPFGLSETFAADPVQQTQWQAFLPRTEVAMARGPLNQIIPSIAAFLMPVFLAAADGQTSLGKWPVGGPWGD from the coding sequence GTGACACGAGAGCCGCTCAAAAATCTCCGGGCCTCGTTACGAGACCGCCTGACCAAGCGTGCGCGGGCCGCCGGTGAGAATGTTCAGCTGATCCTCACCCACTACGCGATCGAAAAGCTCCTGTATCGGTTGAGCGTTTCGGAGCATCGAGAACGGTTCATCCTGATAGGCCCTATCCCCTTCAGCCTGTGGGGGCTGACGCCTTATCGCGCGACCGGCGACATCGATCTTCTCGGCGCCGGCAACCCAGAGCGCCGCGGAACAACGCCGCCGATCGAAATTCCATTCGGACTTTCAGAGACCTTCGCCGCGGATCCGGTGCAGCAAACGCAGTGGCAAGCCTTCCTTCCGCGCACCGAGGTCGCGATGGCGCGGGGGCCGCTGAACCAAATTATCCCGTCGATCGCCGCATTTCTGATGCCGGTCTTTCTGGCCGCCGCTGACGGACAGACCAGTCTTGGAAAATGGCCAGTCGGCGGGCCTTGGGGAGATTGA
- a CDS encoding recombinase family protein yields MPLIGYARVSTEDQVTDAQTDVLKAAGCVEIFREHMSGAKASRPELAKALARVRRGDVLVVARLDRLARSLSHLLAVIAELDAKGAHFKSLADPIDTTTPQGRFALQVLGAVAELERALIQERTKDGLRAAKKRGRIGGNPKLRAGDRDAIQRIVDAKAANYFERVNRTAEHWLPVVRQMRPDHRWQDVVRVLNAKRDGVSGAPLPQWTVERLKRAVKCFVAEGLIEPRLLHQAASRKVSSERLVTLVAGIKRANPDLTLAQIGAQLEAMYERTPRGGTRWAPSSVKSLLDRAEKLRLLDAETL; encoded by the coding sequence ATGCCCCTGATCGGCTACGCCCGCGTCTCGACCGAGGATCAGGTCACGGACGCGCAGACCGATGTGCTGAAGGCCGCCGGCTGCGTCGAGATTTTTCGCGAGCACATGTCGGGCGCCAAGGCCTCGCGGCCGGAACTGGCCAAGGCGCTGGCGCGGGTGCGCCGCGGCGACGTGCTGGTCGTCGCGCGGCTCGACCGTTTGGCCCGCTCGCTGTCGCATCTCCTCGCCGTGATCGCCGAGCTCGACGCCAAGGGCGCGCATTTCAAATCGCTCGCCGATCCCATCGACACGACGACGCCGCAGGGCCGTTTCGCCTTGCAGGTTCTCGGCGCCGTGGCGGAATTGGAACGCGCCCTGATCCAAGAGCGCACCAAAGACGGCTTGCGCGCCGCCAAAAAGCGCGGCCGCATCGGCGGCAATCCAAAACTGCGGGCTGGCGACCGCGACGCCATCCAGCGCATCGTCGACGCCAAGGCGGCGAATTATTTCGAGCGCGTCAATCGAACGGCCGAACATTGGCTACCGGTCGTCCGGCAAATGCGCCCGGATCACCGCTGGCAGGATGTCGTGCGCGTGCTCAACGCCAAGCGCGATGGCGTCAGCGGCGCTCCCCTGCCCCAATGGACCGTCGAGCGCCTGAAGCGCGCAGTCAAATGTTTCGTCGCCGAGGGTTTGATCGAGCCCCGCCTCCTCCATCAAGCCGCCAGCCGAAAGGTCAGCAGCGAGCGCCTGGTAACGCTCGTCGCCGGGATTAAACGGGCCAATCCGGATCTGACGCTCGCGCAAATCGGCGCGCAGCTCGAGGCCATGTATGAGCGCACGCCGCGCGGCGGAACGCGCTGGGCGCCCTCCTCCGTCAAAAGCCTGCTCGATCGCGCCGAAAAGCTCCGATTGCTCGACGCCGAAACGCTGTGA
- a CDS encoding type IV toxin-antitoxin system AbiEi family antitoxin domain-containing protein produces the protein MQLTPAIQAKNLRELVLAVARDRGIARSRDFEAAGIPRIYLQRLRDEGLLTQPGRGLYALANSQFSAHHSLAEAAKSVPSGVIGLLSALQYHELTTQLPSQVWMLLPSKAWAPRRPPVTLKILRASGEALKAGVEQQLVDRVVVPITSPAKTVADCFKYRGKIGLDVAIEALRDCLTKKRAMRDEIWRYAAIDRVQNVMRPYLAALS, from the coding sequence ATGCAACTGACGCCCGCGATCCAGGCCAAAAACCTCAGGGAACTCGTTCTCGCCGTCGCTCGCGACCGTGGGATTGCTCGTTCGCGGGATTTCGAAGCAGCAGGAATCCCGCGCATCTACCTTCAACGCCTCCGAGACGAGGGACTGCTCACGCAACCCGGACGGGGACTCTACGCACTCGCCAACAGCCAATTCAGCGCACACCATAGTCTCGCCGAGGCCGCCAAATCCGTTCCTTCCGGGGTCATCGGACTGCTGTCGGCCCTCCAGTATCATGAACTGACGACCCAGCTTCCGTCCCAGGTCTGGATGCTCCTGCCCTCAAAGGCATGGGCGCCGAGGCGACCGCCGGTCACACTGAAGATTCTTCGCGCCAGCGGTGAGGCGCTGAAAGCCGGAGTCGAGCAGCAGCTTGTCGATCGGGTGGTCGTCCCCATTACATCGCCAGCGAAAACAGTGGCCGACTGTTTCAAGTATCGCGGCAAAATCGGCCTCGACGTGGCTATCGAGGCGCTACGGGACTGCCTGACGAAAAAGCGGGCCATGCGCGACGAAATCTGGCGTTATGCCGCCATCGATCGCGTCCAGAATGTCATGCGACCCTATCTGGCGGCGCTTTCGTGA
- the repB gene encoding plasmid partitioning protein RepB, whose translation MTKREPRKSIIANFGSLLSDQPGSSAGSTEESSVGGRTVARVGAGVIGATQRTLTDIREERDRLRAQLESGSGLEVDPDLIEPSPFPDRLPDDSEEDFETFKRQIEDEGQKIPIQVRRHPGSPGRYQVVYGHRRWRAAKELGRPLKCMIVDYSDSELVVAQGIENAARQDLTWIERALFAWRMDAAGIKARDIRAALGIDDPELARFRSVCRAIPEGILEAIGRAPKVGRPRWVELAAALTADPSGLAKIEKTLAADKVLGTRSDDRFRIVLGALKASSAEQGRDVQLLAKSGRAIGKATFKGGDIRFSLAREHSEAFSEFLRGEIPHIVERFLAREEEA comes from the coding sequence ATGACCAAGCGCGAACCACGAAAATCTATCATCGCAAATTTCGGCTCCCTCTTAAGCGATCAGCCAGGATCATCTGCAGGCAGCACCGAGGAGTCCAGCGTCGGCGGCAGGACCGTAGCGCGTGTGGGTGCGGGTGTTATAGGCGCGACCCAAAGAACCCTCACCGACATTAGGGAGGAACGGGACCGGCTACGCGCTCAACTTGAGAGTGGCAGCGGACTAGAGGTCGATCCTGATCTAATCGAACCTTCGCCATTTCCAGACCGGCTCCCAGACGACTCTGAGGAGGACTTTGAAACGTTCAAAAGACAAATCGAGGATGAGGGTCAGAAGATCCCCATTCAAGTCCGGCGCCACCCCGGTTCCCCCGGGCGCTATCAGGTTGTCTATGGGCATAGGCGGTGGCGGGCAGCCAAAGAACTCGGCCGTCCCCTCAAATGCATGATCGTGGACTATTCGGACAGCGAACTTGTTGTCGCGCAGGGAATCGAGAATGCGGCGCGACAGGATTTGACGTGGATTGAACGAGCTCTTTTCGCTTGGCGCATGGATGCCGCTGGGATCAAGGCTAGGGATATTCGAGCTGCCCTGGGTATTGACGACCCTGAGCTTGCGCGGTTCCGCTCTGTTTGTCGGGCTATCCCGGAAGGGATTCTTGAGGCGATCGGCCGAGCTCCAAAAGTAGGACGACCTAGGTGGGTCGAGCTTGCGGCAGCTTTGACAGCGGATCCGAGCGGTTTGGCCAAAATCGAAAAAACCTTGGCAGCTGACAAGGTCTTGGGGACTCGATCTGACGACCGATTCCGAATCGTGCTTGGAGCATTGAAGGCATCGTCAGCCGAACAAGGACGGGATGTTCAATTACTCGCAAAGTCTGGGAGGGCCATCGGCAAGGCGACGTTCAAAGGTGGAGACATCAGATTTAGCCTTGCTCGCGAACACTCTGAGGCGTTCTCAGAATTTTTGAGAGGAGAAATTCCACACATCGTGGAACGATTTCTCGCGAGAGAAGAGGAGGCCTGA
- a CDS encoding type II toxin-antitoxin system RelE/ParE family toxin has product MRLFRRDSYGEDLDRIVEHIAKDKPRAALAMWDEIESQVERLRKFPNSGRPGRLSGTRELLVPRTPFIVVYRVAETHVELVRVLHGAQQWPKS; this is encoded by the coding sequence GTGCGCCTGTTTCGCCGCGACAGCTACGGTGAAGACCTAGACCGTATCGTCGAGCACATCGCGAAGGACAAGCCGAGAGCCGCGCTCGCGATGTGGGATGAAATCGAGTCTCAAGTCGAACGCTTACGAAAGTTTCCGAATTCCGGGCGGCCCGGCCGCCTGAGCGGCACACGCGAGCTGCTCGTACCACGCACGCCATTTATCGTCGTCTATCGCGTCGCCGAGACACACGTAGAGCTGGTCCGCGTACTGCACGGCGCGCAACAGTGGCCGAAGTCATGA
- the repA gene encoding plasmid partitioning protein RepA — MTALTSASVAGEDAVDKIVHHAEILSTHLQDVRERMYPPSAEKGLRYFMTNEVSKLTSIPESTLRTMSIEGKGPAPARLDNNHRAYTLAQINELRQLFAHQKPADALRFLPRRRIGDHLQILAIANFKGGSAKTTTSVHLAHYLALQGYRVLAIDLDPQASLSAMFGAQPEVDVGENETVYAALRYDERRRPLREIARKTYFSGIDLVPGNIEVMEYEHDTPRVLAEKTGNFGTVFFERLRSAIAEVEDDYDVVILDTPPSLGFLTLGAIYAATGMIVTVHPAMLDVASMSQFLLMMGDLAIVIRDAGATLRQDFFRYLITRHNPNDLPQTEVVTMLRHLFGSDVLVPTAIESTAVEAAGLAKRSLYELEPGQIRRDTFHRARESIDAVNERILGLITESWGRAA, encoded by the coding sequence ATGACAGCTTTGACCTCGGCCAGCGTAGCCGGCGAAGACGCAGTCGACAAGATTGTGCATCACGCCGAGATTTTATCTACACATCTTCAAGATGTGCGCGAACGCATGTACCCACCTAGTGCAGAAAAAGGCCTCCGGTACTTCATGACGAATGAGGTATCCAAACTCACATCGATCCCTGAATCCACTTTGCGAACGATGTCGATTGAGGGAAAGGGCCCCGCGCCCGCCCGTCTCGATAACAACCATCGTGCCTATACTCTCGCTCAGATCAATGAGCTGCGGCAGCTATTCGCGCACCAAAAGCCTGCGGACGCTTTGCGGTTTCTACCCCGCCGCCGTATCGGCGATCACCTTCAAATTTTGGCTATCGCGAATTTTAAAGGAGGGAGTGCAAAGACCACAACCAGTGTGCACCTCGCTCATTACTTGGCGCTCCAAGGCTACAGGGTCCTTGCAATTGATCTCGATCCGCAGGCCTCTTTATCTGCAATGTTCGGTGCCCAGCCCGAAGTAGATGTTGGCGAAAACGAAACGGTCTATGCAGCGCTACGTTACGACGAGCGACGTCGACCCCTACGCGAAATCGCTCGAAAGACCTACTTTTCCGGTATTGATCTGGTTCCTGGCAACATCGAGGTCATGGAATATGAGCATGACACGCCTCGGGTGCTAGCAGAGAAAACGGGCAACTTTGGCACAGTATTTTTTGAGCGTCTTCGCTCTGCGATCGCGGAAGTTGAAGACGATTACGACGTCGTGATCCTGGATACGCCGCCATCGCTAGGCTTTTTAACTCTGGGAGCGATTTATGCAGCGACGGGGATGATCGTAACGGTCCATCCCGCGATGTTGGACGTCGCGTCCATGAGCCAGTTCCTTCTGATGATGGGGGATCTTGCGATCGTTATTCGCGACGCAGGCGCGACCCTTCGCCAGGATTTTTTCCGTTACTTGATCACGCGTCATAATCCAAATGATCTACCGCAAACAGAAGTTGTGACGATGCTTCGGCATCTCTTTGGCAGCGACGTGCTTGTTCCGACAGCGATTGAAAGCACAGCGGTCGAGGCTGCGGGACTAGCGAAGCGCAGCCTCTATGAACTGGAGCCAGGGCAGATAAGACGAGATACATTTCACCGAGCGCGCGAATCGATCGACGCGGTGAATGAGCGGATCCTTGGGCTGATCACGGAGAGCTGGGGACGAGCGGCATGA
- the repC gene encoding plasmid replication protein RepC — MQTRPTTPFGRRQLSLAMVASQTATENFAAKPGASETVVHKWRLFRALTEAKEPLGVTDRALSVLHALLSFHQETALSLPEKHSTSAEAGSASGGIVVFPSNKELSIRAHGMAPATLRRHLACLVDAGLIIRRDSPNGKRFARKGQGGAIEDAFGFDLAPLVARSSEIENLAEEVRAENRAIALLREKITLTRRDIVKMIETGLGEGVSGDWDDAHQHYATLSARYGRGLSRADLEALAGELAAQAAEIHKTLETHIKAQNMSGNESHIERHIQNQTTNYSDLEPSLQEGRAGPPQPNLEQGREPIEQESKVSADRALTADPKPAHRAYPLGMVLEACPDIVDYGPSGEISSWRDLAAAAATVRSALGVSPDAWSQALDVLGEHDAAIVIAAILQRGEEIKSAGGYLRVLTEKARAGEFSLGPVLMALLRGKAAKAARERKRTG, encoded by the coding sequence ATGCAGACACGTCCAACGACGCCCTTCGGGCGGCGGCAGCTGTCGCTCGCCATGGTGGCGAGCCAGACCGCGACCGAAAATTTCGCCGCCAAGCCGGGCGCATCCGAAACCGTCGTCCACAAATGGCGATTGTTTCGCGCGCTCACCGAAGCCAAAGAGCCGCTCGGCGTCACCGACCGAGCGCTATCCGTATTGCACGCGCTGCTGAGCTTTCACCAGGAGACAGCGCTCTCTTTGCCGGAGAAACATTCGACGTCTGCCGAAGCGGGTTCCGCCAGCGGCGGCATCGTCGTGTTTCCCTCGAATAAGGAACTCTCGATCCGCGCGCATGGCATGGCTCCGGCGACGTTGCGGCGGCATCTCGCCTGCCTGGTCGACGCCGGCCTGATAATCCGCCGTGACTCTCCGAACGGCAAACGCTTCGCCCGAAAAGGGCAGGGGGGAGCCATAGAGGACGCTTTCGGCTTCGACCTCGCGCCGCTCGTCGCGCGTTCGAGCGAAATCGAGAACCTCGCCGAGGAGGTGCGGGCCGAAAACCGTGCGATCGCGCTGCTGCGCGAAAAGATCACCCTCACCCGGCGAGATATCGTCAAGATGATCGAGACAGGATTGGGGGAGGGCGTTTCGGGCGACTGGGACGACGCGCACCAACATTACGCGACGCTCTCGGCGCGCTACGGGCGGGGGCTTTCGCGTGCCGATCTGGAGGCTTTGGCTGGCGAACTCGCCGCGCAGGCGGCCGAAATCCACAAGACGCTGGAAACGCACATAAAAGCTCAAAATATGAGCGGCAATGAGTCTCATATTGAGCGTCACATACAGAATCAAACCACAAACTATTCTGATCTTGAACCTAGCCTTCAAGAAGGCAGGGCCGGTCCGCCCCAGCCAAATCTCGAACAGGGCAGGGAACCGATCGAGCAAGAGTCGAAAGTTTCCGCCGATCGCGCTCTGACTGCCGATCCCAAGCCAGCGCATCGAGCCTATCCGCTCGGAATGGTGCTGGAGGCCTGTCCAGACATCGTCGATTACGGCCCGAGTGGCGAGATTTCATCCTGGAGAGACTTGGCGGCGGCGGCGGCGACGGTGCGCTCGGCGCTCGGCGTGTCGCCAGACGCCTGGTCGCAGGCCTTGGACGTCTTGGGCGAGCATGACGCCGCGATCGTCATCGCCGCGATCCTGCAGCGCGGCGAGGAAATCAAAAGCGCCGGCGGTTATCTCCGCGTTCTGACTGAAAAGGCGAGGGCGGGGGAGTTCTCGCTCGGGCCCGTGCTGATGGCCCTGTTGCGCGGCAAGGCCGCGAAGGCGGCGCGAGAGCGCAAGAGAACGGGGTGA